The Salvelinus namaycush isolate Seneca chromosome 28, SaNama_1.0, whole genome shotgun sequence genome contains a region encoding:
- the LOC120023062 gene encoding solute carrier family 22 member 13-like isoform X6, with protein MDPEVMSYSQTIYMTGLLLGSLFGGALSDRYGKRAVLLVCVCVNAVTAVLPAVLPQALLFLTLRCLAGVSCCCINICSFSLGVEWSLPRYRIWPPALLSFSFSLGMMALAPLAYLTHTWTQLHLALAVPQILCLPLYYCIPESPRWLLLKRRTETLEQYRRHSPEDRRFLDLLLDTEGKDLQEVHLNTEGKDLQEVHLNTEGKDLQEVHLNTEGKDLQEVHLNTEGKDLQEVHLNTEGKDLQEVHLNTEGKDLQEVHLNTEGKDLQEVHLNTEGKDLQEVHLDTEGKDLQEVHLDTDTPDNKTNTLETDTPDNETHTLETDTPDNETHTPKTDTQTWEEHTLSHCGHMRSPTILLRLVILSYIGLASALTYYGICMNVGRFGVDVFLAQFFSGLSEAPCLLVPFLLARWGRRPISMLSLFLSGSFCLLSLLASRFYDVPGLVMTLALVGKLCMQTTVFVSVLYGIELFPTLIRQKCVGLVCLCYRVGCILNAVVSPRGETIPLAAMILYGSGPIVGAGLCLFLPETSGVPLPDSLEDCDKQPSLHLPTFPSLWSSEGAQRIPQLAKPTRCWETQRSPPTTHRIQTDSNCTYTNTHML; from the exons ATGGACCCGGAGGTGATGTCGTACAGTCAGACCATCTACATGACTGGTCTTCTGCTAGGATCTCTGTTTGGAGGAGCTCTCTCTGACAG GTACGGTAAGCGAGCAGtgctgctggtgtgtgtgtgtgttaatgctgTGACTGCTGTGCTGCCGGCAGTCCTTCCTCAagccctcctcttcctcaccctGCGCTGTCTGGCCGGGGTCTCCTGCTGCTGCATCAATATCTGCAGCTTCAGTCTGG gtgtggaaTGGAGTCTTCCCAGGTATCGTATCTGGCCCCCGGCCCTCCTGTCCTTCTCCTTCAGTCTGGGTATGATGGCCCTGGCTCCGCTGGCGTACCTGACACACACCTGGACACAGCTACACCTGGCACTGGCCGTACCACAGATCCTCTGTCTGCCACTCTActa TTGTATTCCTGAGTCTCCTCGCTGGCTGCTCCtgaaaaggaggacagagactCTGGAGCAGTATAGGAGACACAGTCCTGAGGACAGACGCTTTCTAGACctg TTGTTGGACACAGAGGGGAAGGACCTGCAGGAAGTCCACCTGAACACAGAGGGGAAGGACCTGCAGGAAGTCCACCTGAACACAGAGGGGAAGGACCTGCAGGAAGTCCACCTGAACACAGAGGGGAAGGACCTGCAGGAAGTCCACCTGAACACAGAGGGGAAGGACCTGCAGGAAGTCCACCTGAACACAGAGGGGAAGGACCTGCAGGAAGTCCACCTGAACACAGAGGGGAAGGACCTGCAGGAAGTCCACCTGAACACAGAGGGGAAGGACCTGCAGGAAGTCCACCTGAACACAGAGGGGAAGGACCTGCAGGAAGTCCACCTGGACACAGAGGGGAAGGACCTGCAGGAAGTCcacctggacacagacacacctgACAATAAGACAAACACACTGGAGACTGACACACCTGacaatgagacacacacactggagactgACACACCTGacaatgagacacacacaccaaagacagacacacaaacatggGAGGAACACACACTTTCCCACTGCGGACACATGAGAAGTCCTACCATCCTTCTGCGCCTGGTCATCTTGAGTTACATTGg gctaGCATCAGCCCTGACGTACTACGGTATCTGTATGAATGTCGGGCGGTTCGGGGTTGATGTCTTCCTGGCTCAGTTCTTCAGCGGCCTATCAGAGGCTCCCTGCCTGCTCGTCCCATTCCTATTGGCTCGCTGGGGCAGACGCCCAATCAGCATGCTATCCCTGTTCCTCAGTGGCTCCTTCTGCCTGCTGTCCCTGCTCGCATCACGCTTCTACG atgttccAGGGTTGGTGATGACTCTGGCCCTGGTGGGGAAGCTGTGTATGCAGACCACTGTGTTTGTCTCTGTACTCTACGGCATCGAACTCTTCCCTACGCTCATCAG ACAGAAGTGTGTGGGcttggtgtgtctgtgttacaGGGTGGGCTGTATCCTGAATGCGGTGGTCAGTCCTAGAGGAGAAACCATCCCATTGGCCGCTATGATTCTTTATGGGAGTGGCCCCATTGTTGGGGCGGGACTGTGTCTGTTTCTACCGGAGACCAGTGGTGTGCCGCTCCCTGATTCGCTGGAGGACTGTGACAAACAACCCAGTCTTCATCTACCAACCTTCCCTTCCCTTTGGTCTTCAGAGG GTGCTCAGCGGATACCCCAGCTGGCAAAGCCTACCCGTTGCTGGGAGACCCAGAGAAGCCCTCCCACAACCCACAGGATCCAAACGGACTCAAACTgcacgtacacaaacacacacatgctgtaG